A window of Acidobacteriota bacterium contains these coding sequences:
- a CDS encoding DUF302 domain-containing protein, with amino-acid sequence MEIRYALVKELPDLGYDAAVEKTTELLADEGFGVLTEIDVKATLKKKLDVDFKRYVILGACNPEFAHQAMSGEPFIGVLLPCNVVVMEREGGGSIVSAFKPTAGFSLVDNPSVAPIAEQVEDRLRRVLDKLS; translated from the coding sequence ATGGAAATCCGTTACGCGCTGGTCAAGGAGCTTCCGGACCTCGGGTACGATGCCGCGGTCGAAAAGACCACCGAGTTGCTGGCCGATGAGGGATTCGGCGTTCTCACCGAGATCGATGTCAAGGCGACCCTCAAGAAAAAACTCGACGTCGATTTCAAACGCTATGTGATCCTCGGCGCCTGCAACCCGGAGTTCGCTCATCAGGCAATGAGCGGCGAACCGTTCATCGGTGTCCTTCTTCCCTGCAACGTTGTTGTGATGGAGCGCGAGGGCGGCGGGTCGATCGTGTCTGCGTTCAAACCAACCGCGGGTTTCTCGCTGGTCGACAACCCCAGCGTCGCGCCAATCGCCGAGCAGGTCGAGGATCGCCTGCGGAGGGTGCTCGACAAATTGAGTTGA
- the asnB gene encoding asparagine synthase (glutamine-hydrolyzing) produces the protein MCGLVGILGCEGPDEERRQLVHAMAETMVHRGPDGEGYVAREDCALGFRRLAIIDVEAESPPFPNEDRSLWSICNGQIYNAPDLFENLRSKGHTFRTETDTEAIPHLYEEYGADLAEHLNGMFAFAVWDEPRQRLLLARDRAGEKPLFYWTNGRELVFASDLRAFLVHPRISVAIDPVGLRRYLTHDYFPAPLSPLQGIRKLPAGHLLIAEDCGISVRQYWDLADHFVQPELARRSANDLADELDCLIGQAVRRRSRSDVPFGLFLSGGVDSSTVLAHLAEQQGDGVPVFSIGHTDQDFDEASMAEVTARHFKADFNQLILDERQLADGLRRIGPGLGEPLGDASTIPSHLLALFAREKVKVILSGEGADELFAGYPTYIGNKVAEIYNRIPRPITDLAVKIALKVTPVSMGNVSFDYLLSRFVSAAEQDLVERHHTWFGSLSPEMQRDVLAPRVLEKLDGDDPFGSARSRLEGKDFPDSLSRLLYMDFTMYLQDDLLTKVDRATMLASLEARAPFLDHDLSEFAAGLPSSLKLKGKSTKDILKKAVSKRLPPEIIKRRKRGFNIPFSKWLLHGLGRELEERFSTERVETRGLFNPTGINALLDEHLSEQADHRKPLFTLLAFDLWCDATFGEGTRIPLGDTGEATS, from the coding sequence ATGTGTGGGTTGGTCGGAATTCTGGGGTGCGAGGGACCCGACGAGGAGCGTCGGCAGCTTGTCCACGCGATGGCCGAAACCATGGTCCATCGCGGGCCCGACGGCGAGGGTTATGTGGCGCGTGAGGACTGTGCACTCGGATTTCGGCGGCTCGCGATCATCGATGTCGAAGCCGAATCACCTCCGTTCCCCAACGAGGATCGGTCATTGTGGTCTATCTGCAACGGGCAGATCTACAACGCCCCGGACCTCTTCGAGAATCTCCGCAGCAAGGGCCACACCTTTCGCACCGAAACCGACACCGAAGCGATCCCCCATTTGTACGAGGAGTACGGCGCCGACCTTGCCGAGCACCTCAACGGCATGTTCGCATTCGCGGTCTGGGACGAGCCGCGCCAACGCCTTTTGCTGGCCCGTGATCGTGCCGGAGAGAAACCCCTCTTCTACTGGACCAACGGTCGCGAGCTCGTCTTCGCGTCTGATCTGCGCGCCTTTCTGGTCCACCCGCGGATCAGCGTGGCGATCGACCCGGTTGGCCTCCGCCGCTACCTGACCCACGACTATTTCCCCGCTCCACTCAGCCCGTTGCAGGGCATCCGCAAGCTGCCAGCCGGGCACCTGCTGATCGCAGAAGATTGCGGAATCTCGGTCCGGCAGTACTGGGATCTCGCTGACCACTTCGTGCAGCCCGAGCTGGCCCGCCGAAGTGCCAACGACCTTGCCGACGAGCTCGACTGCCTCATCGGCCAGGCCGTGCGCCGCCGCAGCCGCTCCGACGTTCCCTTCGGGCTCTTCCTGTCCGGCGGCGTCGACTCGTCGACTGTGCTCGCACATCTTGCAGAGCAGCAGGGTGACGGCGTGCCCGTCTTCTCGATCGGCCATACCGACCAGGACTTTGACGAGGCGAGCATGGCCGAGGTCACAGCTCGTCATTTCAAAGCCGACTTCAACCAGCTCATCCTCGACGAGAGGCAGCTGGCCGATGGGCTGCGGAGGATCGGTCCGGGCCTCGGCGAACCCCTCGGCGACGCCTCGACAATCCCCAGCCACCTCCTGGCCCTCTTCGCGCGGGAAAAGGTGAAGGTTATCCTGTCCGGAGAGGGCGCCGACGAGCTCTTCGCGGGCTACCCCACCTACATCGGCAACAAGGTGGCCGAGATTTACAACCGCATCCCGCGGCCGATCACGGATCTCGCGGTCAAGATCGCGCTCAAGGTGACGCCGGTGTCGATGGGCAACGTGAGCTTCGACTACCTCCTGAGCCGCTTCGTGTCCGCAGCCGAGCAGGACCTCGTCGAACGCCACCACACCTGGTTCGGCAGCCTTTCTCCGGAGATGCAGCGGGACGTCCTCGCACCTCGGGTCCTCGAGAAACTCGATGGTGACGACCCGTTCGGCTCGGCGCGATCGCGCCTCGAAGGCAAAGACTTCCCCGACAGTCTCTCCAGGCTCCTCTACATGGACTTCACCATGTATCTCCAGGACGATCTCCTGACCAAGGTCGACCGCGCGACCATGCTCGCCTCGCTCGAAGCACGGGCGCCGTTCCTCGATCACGACCTCTCGGAGTTTGCCGCGGGCCTGCCGTCGAGCCTCAAGCTGAAGGGCAAAAGCACCAAGGACATACTCAAGAAGGCCGTCAGCAAACGCCTCCCACCGGAGATCATCAAGCGCCGCAAGCGTGGTTTCAACATTCCATTTTCGAAGTGGCTGCTGCACGGGCTTGGCAGAGAGCTCGAGGAGAGATTCTCCACCGAACGCGTCGAGACACGCGGCCTCTTCAACCCCACGGGCATCAACGCTCTTCTCGATGAGCACCTGTCGGAGCAGGCTGACCACCGAAAACCGCTCTTCACCCTGCTGGCCTTCGATCTGTGGTGCGATGCCACCTTCGGTGAGGGCACCCGCATACCGCTCGGCGATACCGGGGAGGCCACCTCGTGA
- a CDS encoding carboxypeptidase regulatory-like domain-containing protein yields the protein MWRKGWVLILTLALSPYGAGAQEGGKYSNRPLAEALTNLQAEGLRIVFSTALVRPSMMIREEPHGDDPREILDQLLEPHGLRAEDSSGGTILIVPARTGSPEATPGSIRGIVTVGGERVRVVDLVIAVEGTGLQTTTLDNGRFVIDGVLPGRYTVSATSSAFTPQSIREVEVRPGRVSRLRFDLVPVSVFLSEVIVTPSHFRLLDERPESRQSFDREEVRQMPHVADTKAPGWPASTAPRQASSCRARSCWARGTTDVALDRAEHMAMDATAETEAGTFEDCLEVWETTPLAPDDLSIKVYAPGVGLVVDDVTELVGYTDPDS from the coding sequence ATGTGGCGAAAAGGCTGGGTCCTGATCCTCACCCTGGCACTCTCACCCTACGGAGCGGGTGCTCAGGAAGGCGGCAAATACTCGAACCGACCGCTGGCGGAAGCTCTTACCAATCTGCAGGCAGAAGGCCTGCGGATCGTCTTCAGCACCGCGCTGGTTCGACCCTCGATGATGATTCGAGAGGAACCCCACGGCGACGACCCACGAGAGATCCTGGATCAGCTGCTCGAACCCCACGGACTCCGCGCTGAGGACTCTTCCGGCGGGACCATCCTCATCGTCCCTGCCCGAACGGGCAGCCCCGAGGCGACGCCCGGCAGCATCCGCGGGATCGTAACCGTAGGCGGCGAGCGGGTGCGCGTGGTCGACCTCGTGATTGCCGTCGAAGGAACCGGGCTGCAGACCACGACCCTCGACAACGGCCGGTTCGTGATCGACGGAGTCTTGCCCGGTCGCTACACCGTCTCCGCCACCTCGTCAGCATTCACGCCGCAGAGCATTCGTGAGGTCGAAGTCCGGCCGGGAAGAGTCTCGCGTCTCCGCTTCGATCTGGTGCCGGTGTCCGTCTTTCTCAGTGAGGTCATCGTCACTCCGAGCCACTTCCGCCTGCTCGACGAGAGACCCGAGAGTCGGCAGTCATTCGACCGTGAGGAGGTCCGCCAGATGCCTCATGTGGCCGACACGAAGGCGCCTGGCTGGCCGGCGTCGACGGCGCCAAGGCAGGCATCATCATGCCGGGCACGGTCTTGCTGGGCGCGAGGTACTACCGACGTGGCCCTGGACCGGGCGGAGCACATGGCGATGGACGCCACTGCCGAGACCGAGGCCGGCACCTTCGAGGACTGCCTCGAGGTGTGGGAGACGACGCCGCTTGCGCCGGACGATCTCAGCATCAAGGTCTACGCACCGGGCGTTGGCCTGGTCGTCGATGATGTCACCGAGCTCGTGGGGTATACCGATCCTGACTCTTGA
- a CDS encoding glycosyltransferase family 39 protein — protein sequence MKASRLVLLLAAVLFICNIWGYDLWAPDEPFFGEGAREMLVDGHWLVTYVNGKVNTHKPPFFFWLIALLSLPLGRVTSFTARLPSALASLGTVALVLRLGRRSASERTAVLGAFMLTTTYLFWDKARSVQIDAVMCCLIWVALSVFDSWRSGDLEGRRAGWMFWAAAALAVLAKGPVGLLLPLGVALTTLAFDREIGRWRDFAPFTGPMLFAAICGVWVVATMLWGPAEYSVWGALKEHFVDRGIHGMHHAQPWWYYAKVLPPQLLPWTFLVPGAMVYAWRRRDRTDRFLLTTVIFVVLFFSISTEKRTLYVLPAFPAFALMTARFVGAVLGWEEGPAMSRRWVTAGQSFLAGLLILLGLVAPFAAQRIDEVPSWVFFVLSGLLLAAGVATLWAVVKRHDLGAAVAPGIAFAVAYLFVSVTVYPMVNTFKSGREFAEIIAEETAASRAAGHEVLAFDLGNLPIHYAFYTDGVYTIETNDAGDLARHLDSDDRVLGIANADRLDELPQEIQDHLQIIATTSASRRNVALIANRPPSPS from the coding sequence GTGAAGGCTTCGCGCCTGGTTCTGCTGCTGGCCGCGGTACTCTTCATCTGCAACATCTGGGGCTACGATCTGTGGGCTCCTGACGAGCCGTTCTTCGGCGAAGGCGCCCGTGAAATGCTGGTCGACGGCCACTGGCTGGTGACCTACGTCAACGGCAAGGTCAACACCCACAAGCCTCCGTTCTTCTTTTGGTTGATCGCGCTCCTGTCTCTGCCCCTTGGCAGGGTCACGTCCTTCACCGCCCGCCTGCCGTCCGCCCTCGCCTCCCTCGGCACCGTGGCGCTGGTCCTCCGCCTCGGTCGACGATCGGCATCCGAGCGTACAGCGGTCCTCGGGGCGTTCATGCTCACGACCACCTATCTCTTCTGGGACAAGGCGCGCTCGGTGCAGATCGATGCCGTCATGTGCTGCCTCATCTGGGTCGCCCTATCAGTTTTCGATTCGTGGCGCTCGGGTGACCTCGAAGGCCGCCGCGCCGGTTGGATGTTCTGGGCGGCCGCGGCTCTTGCGGTGCTTGCCAAAGGACCGGTTGGCCTCCTGCTTCCGCTCGGAGTCGCCCTCACGACGCTCGCTTTCGACCGCGAGATTGGCCGCTGGCGCGATTTCGCGCCCTTCACCGGGCCCATGCTCTTCGCCGCGATCTGCGGCGTGTGGGTGGTAGCGACCATGTTGTGGGGGCCGGCCGAGTACTCGGTGTGGGGAGCGCTCAAAGAGCATTTCGTCGACCGGGGAATCCACGGAATGCACCACGCCCAGCCGTGGTGGTACTACGCCAAGGTCCTGCCTCCCCAGCTTCTGCCCTGGACCTTCCTCGTCCCAGGCGCGATGGTTTATGCCTGGCGCCGGCGCGACCGTACCGATCGCTTCCTTTTGACCACCGTCATATTCGTCGTCCTCTTCTTCTCCATCTCGACCGAGAAGCGAACCCTCTACGTGCTGCCCGCCTTCCCGGCATTCGCCCTGATGACGGCTCGCTTCGTGGGCGCGGTGCTCGGGTGGGAGGAAGGCCCTGCGATGTCGCGACGGTGGGTCACCGCAGGGCAGTCATTTCTCGCCGGCCTGCTGATCCTCCTGGGCTTGGTCGCACCGTTCGCTGCGCAGAGAATCGATGAGGTGCCATCGTGGGTCTTCTTCGTGCTGTCCGGCCTCCTCCTCGCGGCCGGCGTGGCGACGCTCTGGGCGGTCGTCAAACGACACGACCTCGGTGCAGCAGTGGCTCCGGGAATCGCCTTCGCGGTCGCCTATCTCTTCGTCTCAGTCACCGTGTATCCAATGGTGAACACCTTCAAATCTGGACGCGAGTTTGCCGAAATCATCGCCGAGGAAACAGCCGCCTCGCGAGCGGCAGGCCACGAGGTACTGGCCTTCGATCTCGGTAATCTGCCGATCCACTACGCCTTCTACACGGACGGCGTCTACACCATCGAGACAAATGATGCTGGTGATCTGGCGCGCCATCTCGACTCGGATGACCGGGTGTTGGGCATCGCCAATGCCGATCGGCTCGATGAGTTGCCGCAGGAGATCCAGGATCACCTGCAGATCATCGCCACAACCAGCGCCAGCCGGCGAAACGTGGCGCTGATCGCCAATCGCCCTCCCAGCCCAAGTTGA
- a CDS encoding methyltransferase domain-containing protein, whose product MENVSDKWNDGSAYEDFMGRWSRELAPRFVEWLEVPEDAHWLDVGCGTGALTAAICGLANPASVVGCDPAETYIQYARTHWSSECASFEIGGTGSLPSRHGGFGSVTSLLALNFFPDPDRSISEMKDVTATDGTISSCVWDYSDRMEFLRLFWDAALRVDPKAAELDEGSRFPICEPNDLTSLFREAGLRSVRCEPLDIATDFASFDEYWKPFLGGPGPAPSYVASLDGEARTALQNHLDETLPRDSDGSIRLIAGAWAVRGRVD is encoded by the coding sequence ATGGAAAACGTCTCTGATAAGTGGAATGACGGGTCAGCGTACGAGGACTTCATGGGGCGGTGGAGCCGTGAGCTGGCGCCGAGGTTCGTTGAATGGCTCGAAGTCCCGGAAGATGCTCACTGGCTCGACGTCGGCTGCGGGACCGGCGCCCTGACGGCCGCGATTTGCGGGCTCGCAAACCCGGCGTCTGTCGTCGGCTGCGACCCAGCGGAGACCTACATCCAGTATGCTCGAACTCATTGGTCGAGCGAGTGTGCTTCGTTTGAGATCGGCGGAACCGGTTCATTGCCGAGCCGTCACGGCGGTTTCGGAAGCGTGACATCGTTGCTTGCGCTCAATTTCTTTCCGGATCCCGACCGTTCAATTTCGGAAATGAAAGACGTAACTGCGACCGATGGGACGATTTCGTCGTGCGTCTGGGATTATTCGGACCGCATGGAGTTCCTTCGTCTGTTCTGGGACGCTGCGTTGCGGGTCGATCCGAAAGCGGCGGAGCTCGATGAAGGCAGCCGATTCCCGATATGCGAGCCGAACGATCTCACCAGCCTTTTTCGCGAAGCAGGCCTCCGTTCAGTCCGCTGTGAACCGCTCGATATCGCGACGGATTTTGCCTCCTTCGACGAGTACTGGAAACCCTTTCTGGGAGGTCCGGGGCCGGCACCCTCTTATGTTGCCTCGCTCGACGGCGAGGCTCGGACTGCCCTTCAAAACCATCTCGACGAGACGCTTCCCAGGGATTCTGACGGTTCGATTCGCCTTATCGCCGGCGCGTGGGCGGTACGCGGCAGAGTCGACTGA
- a CDS encoding ABC transporter ATP-binding protein, whose amino-acid sequence MHVLALNDIHRSFEPGVPVLDGVDLNVQVGEVVGLLGRNGAGKTTLLHITMGMLRQQKGTVEVFGFDPLQQPVEVKSRVGFVSENQILPTFLKVREVIDLHRSLFPSWDDDMAGRLADRFRIRSNARIKNLSKGQARQVALLCALCHRPGLLLLDEPAGGLDALARREFLETSIQALSDTGTTIIFSSHYLSDVERLAGRVVMLHDSKVLIDNTLDELHESFSICLVPHRPQGTSEALLTLPECLGVRVRSDAVHAVFRLDPDDSCSLIKDKLGITDALCRTAGLEEMFIEIAGGER is encoded by the coding sequence ATGCATGTCCTCGCCCTCAACGACATTCATCGATCTTTCGAACCCGGCGTACCGGTGCTCGACGGAGTAGACCTCAACGTCCAAGTCGGAGAGGTCGTGGGGCTCCTCGGCCGCAACGGCGCCGGCAAGACCACCCTCCTGCACATCACCATGGGCATGCTGCGACAGCAAAAGGGCACAGTTGAGGTCTTCGGTTTCGATCCACTCCAACAGCCGGTCGAGGTCAAGAGCCGGGTTGGCTTCGTCTCCGAGAACCAGATTCTCCCTACCTTTCTCAAGGTCCGCGAGGTCATCGATCTCCACCGAAGCCTCTTCCCTTCGTGGGACGATGACATGGCCGGGCGTCTCGCGGATCGGTTCCGAATCCGGTCGAACGCCCGCATCAAGAACCTCTCCAAGGGTCAGGCTCGGCAGGTGGCCCTCCTCTGCGCCCTGTGTCACAGGCCCGGACTGCTGCTGCTCGACGAGCCGGCCGGCGGCCTCGACGCCCTCGCCCGGCGCGAGTTCCTCGAAACCTCCATCCAGGCCCTGAGCGACACCGGGACGACAATCATCTTCTCGTCCCACTACCTGTCGGACGTCGAAAGGCTGGCCGGCAGGGTGGTCATGCTGCACGACTCGAAGGTGCTGATCGACAACACCCTCGACGAGCTGCACGAGTCGTTCTCGATCTGCCTCGTGCCGCACCGCCCCCAAGGCACCAGCGAGGCGCTGCTCACGCTTCCGGAATGCCTCGGCGTGCGAGTCCGGAGCGACGCGGTGCACGCGGTCTTCCGTCTCGATCCCGACGACTCCTGCTCCCTGATCAAGGACAAGCTCGGGATCACCGACGCCCTCTGCCGGACGGCAGGCCTCGAGGAGATGTTCATCGAGATCGCGGGGGGCGAGCGATGA
- a CDS encoding P-II family nitrogen regulator, which produces MREIKAYIRVSKVDDVIRTLRKAGAPGITVTRVHGVGYGYEPYLFTLAPSELKKTAEVAKLEVVCEEDCADHAAEVIVQVARTGDPGDGIVFTTPVERAVKIRTGDEDSRALQASAGSS; this is translated from the coding sequence ATGAGAGAAATCAAAGCGTACATTCGAGTTTCGAAGGTCGACGACGTCATCCGTACACTTCGCAAAGCAGGGGCGCCCGGGATTACTGTGACCCGGGTCCACGGCGTCGGCTACGGGTATGAACCATACCTCTTCACCCTGGCGCCGAGCGAGCTGAAGAAGACGGCGGAGGTGGCCAAGCTAGAGGTCGTCTGTGAGGAGGATTGCGCTGACCACGCCGCCGAGGTCATCGTTCAGGTTGCACGTACAGGCGACCCCGGTGACGGCATTGTGTTCACCACACCGGTGGAGCGCGCTGTGAAGATCCGCACGGGAGACGAGGACTCACGCGCCCTTCAGGCCAGTGCGGGCTCGTCGTGA
- a CDS encoding heavy metal translocating P-type ATPase, producing the protein MATDPVCGMEVDPEARKPSVKHRGTTYHFCSESCKERFTQHPARYLGVDTKEQEAEVHRHDAAASSARSGYTCPMHPEVRQDGPGDCPDCGMALETVSPGRLATRVEYTCPMHPEVVQDHPGSCPKCGMALEPRTVDIEDEENPELRDMRRRFWVSLCLSLPLLFVAMGALIPGVSFEWLATPSRLHLIELALATPVVLWGAWPFFVRGWRSIVTWNLNMFTLIGLGVGVAYVYSVIAAVLPEIFPASFRDDTGNVAVYFEAAAVITTLVLLGQVLELKARSETSAAIKALLGLAPKTARRVNPDGSEEDVPLDEVQVGDHLRVRPGEKMPVDGSVESGSTSVDESMVTGEPVPVKKGPGDAVIGATVNGTGSLVMTAERVGADTMLSQIVQMVAEAQRSRAPVQKLADVVAGYFVPAVVLSAVITFVVWAIWGPAPAMAFALINAVAVLIIACPCALGLATPMSIMVATGKGAESGVLFKNAEAIEVMRQVDTLVVDKTGTLTEGKPRLVTAEALNGNASTDFIRDAASLERGSEHPLAAAIVEGARERGVTLESAGSFKSITGQGVVGNIGGRSVAIGNRALMEDRADLDESDVKRAEKYRGDGQTVMFVSVEGNVVGLLGVADPIKESTPDAIRRLRDEGIRVVMLTGDNRTTAKAVARQLDIDELHAEVLPEKKAEVVSHLQDEGSVVAMAGDGINDAPALAQADVGIAMGTGTDVAMESADVTLVKGDLRGIVRARRLSSATMRNIRQNLFFAFVYNSIGVPIAAGVLYPAFGLLLSPIIAAAAMSFSSVSVIGNALRLRRVRI; encoded by the coding sequence ATGGCTACCGACCCGGTCTGCGGAATGGAAGTCGATCCGGAAGCCAGAAAGCCTTCCGTCAAGCACCGAGGGACGACCTATCACTTCTGCTCGGAAAGCTGCAAGGAGCGATTCACTCAACATCCTGCGAGGTACCTCGGCGTGGATACGAAGGAGCAGGAAGCAGAAGTACACCGCCACGACGCAGCAGCTTCCAGCGCGCGCAGTGGATACACCTGCCCGATGCATCCCGAGGTGCGGCAGGACGGCCCGGGCGATTGCCCCGATTGCGGGATGGCCCTGGAAACAGTCAGCCCGGGCCGACTCGCCACTCGCGTCGAGTACACCTGCCCGATGCACCCTGAGGTGGTGCAGGACCATCCAGGAAGCTGTCCGAAGTGCGGCATGGCGCTCGAGCCCCGAACGGTGGACATCGAGGACGAGGAGAACCCGGAGCTGCGAGACATGCGAAGGCGGTTCTGGGTGAGCCTGTGTTTGTCCCTGCCTCTCCTTTTCGTTGCCATGGGGGCGCTCATCCCGGGGGTTTCGTTCGAATGGTTGGCGACGCCCAGTAGGCTGCATCTGATCGAGTTGGCTCTCGCGACGCCGGTGGTCCTGTGGGGCGCCTGGCCCTTCTTCGTGCGTGGCTGGCGATCGATCGTGACCTGGAACCTCAACATGTTCACCCTGATAGGACTGGGCGTCGGGGTGGCCTATGTCTACAGTGTGATTGCCGCAGTGCTGCCGGAGATCTTTCCGGCCTCCTTCCGGGACGATACCGGCAACGTGGCGGTGTACTTCGAGGCGGCGGCGGTGATCACTACCTTGGTGCTGCTCGGCCAGGTGCTCGAGCTCAAGGCCCGGAGCGAGACCTCGGCCGCCATCAAGGCATTGCTCGGGCTCGCGCCGAAAACGGCGAGACGGGTCAACCCCGACGGTAGCGAAGAGGATGTGCCGCTCGACGAGGTGCAGGTGGGCGACCACCTTCGCGTACGACCGGGTGAAAAAATGCCGGTCGACGGCTCGGTGGAGAGCGGTTCGACCTCGGTCGATGAATCGATGGTCACCGGAGAGCCGGTCCCGGTCAAGAAAGGACCGGGTGACGCCGTCATAGGAGCCACCGTCAACGGCACTGGCTCGCTGGTGATGACGGCCGAACGAGTCGGCGCCGACACGATGCTGTCGCAGATCGTGCAGATGGTGGCGGAGGCGCAGCGTAGCAGGGCGCCGGTCCAGAAGTTGGCGGATGTCGTTGCAGGCTATTTTGTCCCTGCAGTTGTTTTGAGCGCGGTGATCACGTTCGTGGTGTGGGCGATCTGGGGGCCGGCGCCTGCCATGGCCTTTGCCCTCATCAACGCTGTGGCGGTTTTGATCATCGCCTGTCCGTGCGCCCTCGGTCTGGCGACGCCGATGTCGATCATGGTGGCGACCGGGAAGGGGGCCGAATCGGGCGTCCTCTTCAAGAACGCCGAGGCGATCGAGGTCATGCGCCAGGTCGACACCCTGGTGGTCGACAAGACCGGCACCCTGACTGAAGGGAAGCCGCGTTTGGTCACTGCCGAGGCACTGAACGGCAATGCATCGACAGACTTTATTCGCGATGCGGCCAGCCTGGAACGCGGCAGCGAACATCCCCTCGCGGCGGCCATCGTCGAAGGCGCCCGCGAGCGAGGGGTTACTCTCGAGTCAGCCGGCAGTTTCAAGTCGATAACGGGCCAGGGGGTGGTCGGAAACATTGGTGGTCGCTCGGTCGCGATCGGCAACCGAGCCCTCATGGAAGATCGTGCGGACCTCGACGAATCAGATGTGAAGCGTGCCGAGAAATACCGCGGGGACGGTCAGACCGTCATGTTCGTTTCAGTTGAGGGCAATGTCGTTGGGCTTCTTGGAGTGGCGGACCCGATCAAGGAAAGCACCCCTGACGCCATTCGGCGACTCCGCGACGAGGGAATCAGGGTTGTGATGCTCACCGGCGACAATCGGACGACCGCAAAGGCGGTTGCCCGCCAGCTCGACATCGACGAGCTACATGCCGAGGTCCTTCCGGAGAAGAAAGCGGAGGTCGTGAGCCATCTTCAGGACGAGGGCTCTGTGGTTGCGATGGCTGGCGATGGCATCAACGACGCGCCCGCTCTGGCGCAAGCGGACGTCGGTATCGCCATGGGAACCGGCACCGACGTCGCGATGGAGTCCGCCGACGTCACGCTGGTCAAGGGTGATCTGCGCGGCATCGTTCGTGCGAGGAGGCTCAGCAGCGCCACCATGCGCAATATCAGACAGAACCTCTTCTTCGCCTTCGTCTACAACAGCATCGGGGTTCCGATCGCCGCGGGAGTCCTGTACCCGGCGTTCGGGCTGCTCCTGAGCCCGATCATCGCTGCCGCGGCCATGAGCTTCAGCTCGGTGTCGGTGATCGGCAACGCCTTGCGCCTGCGACGGGTGAGGATCTGA
- a CDS encoding GntR family transcriptional regulator: MLIVVDPSSGVPVFRQVMDQVRFHIASGLLRAGDELPPTRTLSAELGVNPMTVSKAYNLLERDGVLERRPGRPLVVAHLDEVDLDVQKIDHLRTSLADAVRAARQLGIETDDATRLFRNLLEEEMKED, encoded by the coding sequence ATGCTGATCGTGGTCGATCCGTCGAGCGGCGTGCCGGTCTTCCGCCAGGTGATGGACCAGGTTCGGTTTCATATCGCGAGTGGGCTCCTCCGGGCTGGGGACGAACTGCCCCCCACGCGGACGCTGTCGGCCGAGCTCGGAGTCAACCCGATGACCGTTTCCAAGGCCTACAATCTGCTCGAACGAGACGGTGTGCTCGAACGGCGGCCGGGACGGCCGCTCGTTGTGGCACATCTGGACGAAGTCGACCTCGATGTCCAAAAGATCGACCACCTTCGCACCAGCCTCGCTGATGCTGTACGCGCCGCGCGCCAACTCGGCATCGAAACCGACGACGCAACCCGATTGTTCCGCAATCTCCTCGAAGAAGAAATGAAGGAGGACTGA